The following are encoded in a window of Aromatoleum petrolei genomic DNA:
- a CDS encoding flagellar hook assembly protein FlgD, protein MATVNNNVSAAAESALALLGRKDSASSKDEVDSQGRFLTLLTAQLKNQDPMNPLDNAQVTSQLAQISTVDGIERLNTMLTQILEGQQSSESMQAASLVGRGVLVPGSGLKLGDAGSIGGFALDVPADAVTMHIKDAQGLEVAAVDLGSFDAGTHNFQWDGTTLDGSRAANGKYKVSIEAVTGGKPITAEALEFGAVTSVVRGTKGTDLQVGDMGIFKMSDVRQIV, encoded by the coding sequence ATGGCAACGGTGAATAACAACGTGTCCGCTGCGGCCGAGTCGGCATTGGCCTTGCTCGGGCGCAAGGACAGTGCTTCGTCGAAGGACGAGGTGGATAGCCAGGGGCGCTTCCTGACGCTGCTGACGGCGCAGTTGAAGAACCAGGATCCGATGAATCCGCTCGACAACGCCCAAGTGACTTCGCAGCTCGCGCAGATCAGCACGGTCGATGGCATCGAGCGGCTCAACACGATGCTGACCCAGATCCTTGAGGGTCAGCAGTCTTCCGAGTCGATGCAGGCGGCGTCGCTGGTGGGGCGTGGCGTGCTGGTTCCGGGCTCGGGCCTGAAGCTGGGCGACGCGGGGTCGATCGGCGGCTTTGCGCTCGACGTGCCGGCCGATGCGGTGACGATGCACATCAAGGATGCGCAGGGCCTGGAGGTGGCGGCGGTGGACTTGGGTTCCTTCGATGCAGGGACGCACAACTTCCAGTGGGACGGCACGACGCTCGACGGTAGCCGCGCAGCGAACGGCAAGTACAAGGTGAGCATCGAGGCGGTGACCGGCGGCAAGCCGATTACGGCGGAAGCCCTCGAATTCGGTGCGGTGACCAGCGTGGTGCGCGGCACCAAGGGTACCGATCTGCAGGTTGGGGACATGGGCATCTTCAAGATGTCCGATGTCCGGCAGATCGTTTGA
- the flgE gene encoding flagellar hook protein FlgE: MAFQQGLSGLNSSAKALDVISNNVANANTVGFKAGRAEFSDVFAAALNGAAAGVQVGIGSAIGAVTQLFSQGNITTTNNPLDVAINGNGFFRMSSPDGSIAYSRNGQFDVNKDGFIVNSQGFQLTGYAATNGVILTGGEPQRLQLDFSDVQPNPSSQMTLAMNFDSREPISPSFDVTNPTPLDRTNTAAGGYNFSTSATAYDTLGNAHTLTFFFQKTAAGTWDGFYQVDGTGDAIAIPAPGSPLQFDTAGTMTAGGQFDLTFPEFAGTGASATQTISFDLADSSQFGSAFGVNTLRQDGFASGRLTGITIGDDGVILGRYSNGQSRDLGQVVLANFQSPNGLLSLGGNLWAESPDSGQPIVGVPGSANLGLLNAGSIEEANVDLTAELVQLIVQQRAYQANAQSVRAQDQILQTLVNLR, translated from the coding sequence ATGGCTTTCCAGCAAGGTTTGAGCGGACTTAACTCGTCAGCAAAGGCCCTCGATGTCATCAGCAACAACGTCGCGAACGCGAATACGGTCGGCTTCAAGGCGGGGCGCGCGGAGTTCTCCGACGTGTTCGCGGCGGCGCTGAATGGCGCTGCGGCCGGCGTGCAGGTGGGTATCGGTTCGGCGATTGGGGCGGTGACGCAACTGTTCTCGCAGGGGAACATCACGACGACGAACAATCCGCTGGACGTCGCGATCAACGGCAACGGCTTCTTCCGCATGTCCTCGCCGGATGGGTCGATTGCCTACTCGCGCAACGGGCAGTTCGATGTGAACAAGGACGGCTTCATCGTCAATTCGCAGGGCTTCCAGCTCACCGGTTACGCGGCGACGAACGGCGTGATCCTGACCGGGGGCGAGCCGCAGCGCCTGCAACTCGATTTCTCCGACGTGCAGCCGAATCCGTCTTCGCAGATGACGCTAGCGATGAACTTTGACTCGCGCGAGCCGATCTCGCCGTCCTTTGACGTAACCAACCCGACACCGCTCGACCGCACGAACACGGCTGCGGGGGGGTACAACTTCTCGACTTCGGCGACCGCCTACGACACGCTGGGCAACGCGCATACACTGACCTTCTTCTTCCAGAAGACCGCTGCGGGCACGTGGGATGGGTTCTACCAGGTCGATGGCACGGGCGACGCGATCGCGATTCCGGCGCCGGGCTCGCCGCTGCAGTTCGACACCGCTGGCACGATGACTGCGGGTGGCCAGTTCGACCTCACCTTCCCGGAGTTTGCAGGCACCGGCGCTTCGGCAACGCAGACGATCAGCTTCGATTTGGCGGATTCGTCGCAGTTCGGTAGCGCGTTCGGCGTCAATACGCTGCGCCAGGACGGTTTCGCGTCCGGTCGCCTGACCGGCATCACGATCGGCGACGACGGCGTGATCCTCGGGCGCTACAGCAACGGTCAGAGCCGCGATCTCGGCCAGGTGGTGCTGGCGAACTTCCAGAGCCCCAACGGATTGTTGTCGCTGGGTGGCAACCTGTGGGCGGAGTCGCCGGATTCGGGCCAGCCGATCGTCGGCGTGCCGGGCAGCGCGAACCTCGGTTTGCTGAACGCGGGTTCGATCGAGGAGGCGAACGTGGACCTCACGGCGGAACTGGTCCAGCTCATCGTGCAGCAGCGCGCCTACCAGGCCAATGCGCAGTCGGTGCGCGCCCAGGATCAGATCCTGCAGACGCTGGTGAACCTGCGCTGA
- the flgF gene encoding flagellar basal-body rod protein FlgF: MDRLIYTAMTGAKHTMGQQAAVSHNLANATSTGFRAELHKLRAVPVQGEGLATRAFVVDASVASNFEAGPMQHTGRPLDVAVEGKGWLVVQLPDGREAYTRDGSLQLSPNGVVQTRSGLPVLGDGGPVTIPPDNEFLIGKDGTISALQAGGAENVINVIGRLKLVNPPEASLVRGDDGLFRLQDGAVAPQDENVRVAGGYLEGSNVSVVDQMVQMISLARQFEMQTKMLQTAEANDRAGAQVLSAR, encoded by the coding sequence ATGGATCGGCTGATCTACACGGCGATGACCGGGGCGAAGCACACGATGGGCCAGCAGGCTGCCGTGTCCCACAACCTGGCGAACGCCACGTCAACGGGTTTTCGTGCGGAGCTTCACAAGTTACGCGCGGTCCCGGTGCAGGGCGAAGGGCTCGCGACGCGCGCCTTCGTCGTCGACGCGAGCGTGGCGTCGAACTTCGAGGCGGGCCCCATGCAGCACACCGGGCGACCTCTGGACGTGGCGGTCGAAGGCAAGGGCTGGCTGGTGGTGCAGTTGCCGGACGGGCGCGAGGCCTACACGCGCGACGGCAGCCTGCAGCTGAGTCCGAACGGCGTCGTGCAGACGCGCAGCGGCCTGCCTGTGCTGGGCGACGGCGGTCCCGTGACGATCCCGCCGGACAACGAGTTCCTGATCGGCAAGGACGGCACGATTTCAGCGCTCCAGGCGGGCGGGGCCGAGAACGTCATCAACGTGATCGGCCGGCTCAAGCTCGTGAATCCGCCCGAGGCCTCGCTGGTGCGTGGCGACGACGGGTTGTTCCGTCTGCAGGATGGTGCCGTGGCGCCGCAGGACGAGAACGTGCGCGTGGCGGGGGGGTACCTTGAGGGCAGCAACGTGAGCGTGGTCGACCAGATGGTGCAGATGATCTCGCTGGCGCGGCAGTTCGAGATGCAGACCAAGATGCTGCAGACCGCCGAGGCGAATGATCGGGCGGGTGCGCAGGTGCTTTCCGCCCGCTGA
- the flgG gene encoding flagellar basal-body rod protein FlgG: MIRSLWIARTGLEAQQTQLDVISNNLANVSTNGFKRARAVFEDLLYQTIRQPGAQNTQQNQIGSGLQIGTGVRTVATERIHTQGNLQQTGNPLDMAVQGNGYFQVTLPDGTPAYTRDGAFQLDSQGQIVTASGYPLEPAIIIPNDAQTITIGKDGTVSVLQAGQTAPTVVGNIQIATFVNPGGLSSAGENLFRETASSGVATPNAPGTNGAGVLNQQYVETSNVNVAEELVNMITTQRAYELNSRAVQTSDQMLGRLTQL, encoded by the coding sequence ATGATTCGCTCATTGTGGATTGCACGGACCGGCCTGGAGGCGCAGCAGACCCAGCTGGACGTGATTTCGAACAACCTCGCGAACGTTTCCACCAATGGTTTCAAGCGTGCACGCGCCGTGTTCGAGGATCTGCTCTATCAGACGATCCGTCAGCCGGGCGCGCAGAACACGCAGCAGAACCAGATCGGCAGCGGCCTGCAGATCGGCACCGGCGTGCGCACGGTGGCGACCGAGCGCATCCACACGCAGGGCAACCTGCAGCAGACGGGCAATCCGCTCGACATGGCGGTGCAGGGCAACGGCTATTTCCAGGTGACGCTGCCGGACGGCACGCCAGCCTACACGCGCGACGGCGCATTCCAGCTCGACTCGCAGGGGCAGATCGTGACGGCGAGCGGCTATCCGCTCGAACCGGCGATCATCATCCCGAACGACGCGCAGACGATCACGATCGGCAAGGACGGCACCGTGAGCGTGCTGCAGGCCGGCCAGACTGCGCCGACGGTGGTGGGCAACATCCAGATCGCGACCTTCGTGAATCCGGGGGGCCTGTCGAGCGCGGGCGAGAACCTGTTCCGCGAGACCGCCTCGAGCGGCGTCGCGACGCCCAATGCGCCCGGGACCAACGGTGCGGGCGTGCTTAATCAGCAGTACGTCGAAACCTCGAACGTGAACGTCGCCGAGGAACTGGTGAACATGATCACGACGCAGCGCGCCTACGAGCTCAATTCGCGGGCGGTGCAGACGTCAGACCAGATGCTGGGACGGCTGACGCAGCTGTAA
- a CDS encoding flagellar basal body L-ring protein FlgH has product MMRQVLGAIAVLLLSGCASIYSTPPTVVHQPMTVRPEARAQMAPANGSIYQTAQLRPLFEDRRARLVGDTLTINLVERNTAQKRANSSASRASDVTGGITAASKVPLSGLAGMNLQAGVESDFEGAGASAANNVFNGTITVTVIEVYPNGNLLVSGEKQMAINQGNEFIRFSGVINPNTVTAANTVQSTQVADARIEYKGSGYIDESNTMGWLQRFFVAVSPF; this is encoded by the coding sequence ATGATGCGTCAGGTGCTGGGGGCGATTGCGGTGCTGCTGCTGTCGGGTTGCGCGTCGATCTATTCGACGCCGCCGACGGTAGTGCATCAGCCGATGACGGTGCGGCCGGAGGCACGCGCGCAGATGGCGCCCGCGAACGGCTCGATCTACCAGACCGCGCAACTGCGTCCGCTGTTCGAGGACCGTCGCGCACGGCTCGTCGGCGACACGCTGACGATCAATCTGGTCGAACGCAACACCGCGCAGAAGCGCGCCAACAGCAGCGCATCGCGTGCCTCGGACGTCACTGGCGGCATCACGGCAGCGTCGAAGGTGCCGCTGTCGGGCCTCGCGGGCATGAATCTGCAGGCCGGCGTGGAATCGGATTTCGAGGGGGCGGGCGCGTCGGCGGCGAACAACGTGTTCAACGGCACGATCACGGTAACGGTGATCGAGGTGTATCCGAACGGCAACCTGCTCGTGTCCGGCGAGAAGCAGATGGCGATCAACCAGGGCAACGAGTTCATCCGCTTTTCCGGTGTGATCAATCCGAACACCGTGACGGCCGCGAACACGGTGCAGTCGACGCAAGTCGCGGATGCGCGGATCGAATACAAGGGTAGCGGTTATATCGACGAATCGAACACGATGGGATGGCTGCAGCGCTTTTTCGTTGCGGTGTCGCCGTTCTGA
- a CDS encoding flagellar basal body P-ring protein FlgI — protein MLVAGTAFAAERLKDLATIAGVRENQLVGYGLVIGLDGSGDQTTQTPFTVQSIINMLGNMGVTLPPGTNLQLKNVAAVMVTASLPPFARPGQQIDVTVSSIGNAKSLRGGTLVMTPLKGADGQVYGVAQGNLLVGGAGAAGGGASQTINHLSAGRIPGGATVERAVPTALAQGEFVTFELKDTDFGTARRVVDVINQATSGGTAQALDGRSIQVRAPLDPSDRVAFLGKLENLEVTPVLQAAKVIVNSRTGSVVMNQAVTLQNVAVAHGNLTVTVGVDTAVSQPAPLSGGRTVTTQSGSVDIKQGQGTLHNVRSGANLAEVVKALNALGATPMDLVSILQAMKAAGSLRAELEVI, from the coding sequence ATGCTCGTCGCGGGAACGGCGTTCGCGGCCGAACGGCTGAAGGATCTGGCGACGATTGCCGGGGTGCGCGAGAACCAGCTCGTCGGTTACGGCCTCGTGATCGGTCTCGACGGCAGCGGCGACCAGACCACGCAGACGCCCTTCACGGTGCAGAGCATCATCAACATGCTCGGCAACATGGGGGTGACGTTGCCGCCGGGCACGAACCTGCAGCTTAAGAACGTCGCGGCGGTGATGGTCACTGCGAGCCTGCCGCCGTTCGCGCGGCCCGGGCAGCAGATCGATGTTACGGTGTCGTCGATCGGCAATGCGAAGAGCCTGCGCGGCGGCACGTTGGTGATGACGCCGCTGAAGGGCGCCGACGGGCAGGTGTATGGCGTCGCGCAGGGCAATCTGCTGGTGGGCGGGGCAGGGGCTGCGGGCGGCGGTGCCTCGCAGACGATCAATCACCTGTCGGCCGGGCGCATTCCCGGCGGCGCGACGGTCGAGCGTGCCGTACCCACCGCGCTCGCGCAGGGCGAGTTCGTGACCTTCGAGCTCAAGGACACCGATTTCGGCACCGCGCGCCGCGTCGTCGATGTGATCAATCAGGCGACTTCCGGCGGGACCGCGCAGGCACTCGACGGGCGCAGCATCCAGGTGCGCGCGCCGCTCGATCCCTCCGACCGCGTGGCCTTCCTCGGCAAGCTGGAGAACCTCGAGGTCACGCCGGTGCTCCAGGCGGCGAAGGTGATCGTCAATTCGCGCACCGGTTCGGTGGTGATGAACCAGGCCGTGACGCTGCAGAACGTCGCTGTCGCCCACGGCAACCTGACCGTCACGGTGGGCGTCGATACCGCGGTGAGCCAGCCGGCGCCGCTATCCGGCGGCCGCACGGTGACGACGCAGAGTGGATCGGTGGATATCAAGCAGGGGCAGGGCACGCTGCACAACGTGCGCAGCGGTGCGAACCTCGCGGAGGTCGTGAAAGCGCTGAACGCCCTCGGCGCCACACCGATGGATCTCGTGAGCATCCTGCAGGCGATGAAGGCCGCGGGTTCGCTGCGCGCGGAGTTGGAGGTAATCTGA
- the flgJ gene encoding flagellar assembly peptidoglycan hydrolase FlgJ, with protein sequence MVAATQINAMDPRALADMKRLARDGNSPEGLRAAAKQFEALFMQMVLKSMRDAMPSTGMFDSDQTRLFQALQDQQMAMNMAQGRGVGLADAIVRQLGGEAPAQAGDGESSLDVSRIPRRAAIVAGGELPAANAAVDPDELAEFAARLGAAIGKPRGDAGGLRGAGDAGEAVEVQSSSRPVPEGARDFVNRVWAHAGEASRSTGIPAHFMVGQAALETGWGRGELRRADGSPSYNLFNIKAGPNWKGAVVEVPVTEYANGRPYTENARFRAYGSYAEAFRDYANLLRGNPRYAEVLGQTDAAGFARSLQQAGYATDPMYADKLTRILGGATLRTALAG encoded by the coding sequence ATGGTTGCCGCCACCCAGATAAACGCGATGGATCCGCGGGCGCTTGCCGACATGAAGCGACTGGCGCGCGACGGCAACTCGCCCGAGGGCCTGCGCGCGGCGGCCAAGCAGTTCGAGGCGCTGTTCATGCAGATGGTGCTGAAGTCGATGCGCGATGCGATGCCTTCGACGGGCATGTTCGACAGCGACCAGACGCGGCTCTTCCAGGCGCTGCAGGATCAGCAGATGGCGATGAACATGGCGCAGGGGCGCGGTGTCGGCCTCGCCGACGCGATCGTGCGGCAGCTTGGCGGCGAAGCTCCTGCCCAGGCTGGGGACGGTGAAAGCAGCCTCGATGTGTCGCGCATTCCGCGGCGGGCGGCAATCGTTGCCGGTGGCGAGTTGCCGGCGGCAAACGCCGCCGTCGATCCTGACGAACTGGCGGAGTTTGCCGCTCGGCTCGGTGCGGCGATCGGCAAGCCACGTGGTGATGCCGGCGGGCTTCGGGGGGCGGGCGACGCCGGGGAGGCGGTGGAGGTGCAATCGTCATCGCGCCCTGTCCCAGAAGGCGCGCGCGATTTCGTCAATCGCGTGTGGGCACACGCGGGTGAAGCCAGCCGCAGCACGGGTATCCCCGCGCATTTCATGGTCGGGCAGGCGGCGCTGGAGACGGGCTGGGGGCGTGGCGAGCTGCGCCGCGCTGACGGTTCGCCGAGCTACAACCTTTTCAACATCAAGGCGGGGCCGAACTGGAAGGGCGCTGTGGTCGAGGTGCCGGTTACCGAATACGCGAACGGCCGTCCCTATACGGAAAACGCGCGTTTTCGTGCCTACGGCTCGTATGCCGAGGCATTTCGCGACTACGCGAACCTGCTGCGCGGCAATCCGCGCTATGCGGAGGTGCTGGGGCAGACCGACGCCGCGGGGTTCGCCCGCAGCCTGCAGCAGGCGGGCTACGCGACCGATCCCATGTACGCGGACAAGCTCACGCGCATCCTCGGCGGCGCCACGTTGCGCACGGCGCTGGCGGGATGA
- the flgK gene encoding flagellar hook-associated protein FlgK, whose amino-acid sequence MAGLLSIGLTGINSSQANLLTTSHNITNANTPGFNRQTTILTTADPFFSGAGFFGQGVEVDGVRRQYDQFLSQQVLNASARKEEFSAYNTQISQIDNLLADTSSGLSPALADFFAGVQDVATNPSSVPARQALISSAESLAARFNGLNTRLNEIRDINEGQIVSAVDSINAYARQISDINERIALAQVGGTSIPANDLLDQRDNLVAELNKLVKVSTTTESDGSLSVFIGSGQPLVVGTAVSQLVVAADSSVPSDPFRGEIRLATPGGGSVLMPDSVLTGGQLGGYLRFRNETLNAAREQLGDLAIAVSSEFNTIHAAGYDLDGTTTGIAFFKDLSSFAATDLGRREAAGAFAVVLTDPRKVAASGAPTATVGAGGSNNENALRLAALQTEKVMNGDTATFQSAYAQLVSFVGNKTREVQIGERSQESQLQQAIDAQQALSGVNLDEEAANLIRFQQSYQAAARVMSVAGTLFDEILSISR is encoded by the coding sequence ATGGCTGGACTACTGAGCATCGGTCTGACGGGCATCAACAGTTCGCAAGCGAACCTGTTGACGACCAGCCATAACATCACGAACGCCAACACGCCGGGCTTCAATCGCCAGACGACGATCCTGACCACGGCGGATCCGTTCTTCTCCGGGGCCGGCTTCTTCGGTCAGGGCGTCGAGGTCGATGGCGTGCGGCGCCAGTACGACCAGTTCCTCAGCCAGCAGGTGCTCAACGCATCGGCGCGCAAGGAGGAATTTTCCGCCTACAACACGCAAATTTCGCAGATCGACAACCTGCTCGCCGACACCAGCTCGGGCCTGTCGCCCGCACTGGCGGACTTTTTTGCCGGCGTGCAGGATGTTGCGACGAATCCGTCGAGCGTCCCGGCACGTCAGGCGCTCATCTCCAGCGCGGAGTCGCTCGCGGCGCGCTTCAACGGGCTCAATACTCGTCTCAACGAGATTCGCGATATCAACGAGGGCCAGATCGTCAGCGCGGTCGACTCGATCAACGCCTATGCGCGCCAGATATCCGACATCAACGAGCGCATCGCGCTCGCCCAGGTGGGCGGGACCTCGATCCCGGCGAACGATCTGCTGGACCAGCGCGACAACCTCGTTGCGGAGCTGAACAAGTTGGTGAAAGTGAGTACGACGACCGAGTCGGACGGCTCGCTCAGCGTGTTCATCGGCAGCGGCCAGCCGCTCGTCGTCGGTACCGCGGTATCGCAACTCGTCGTCGCGGCGGATTCGTCGGTGCCGTCCGACCCCTTCCGTGGCGAGATTCGCCTGGCGACGCCCGGCGGCGGCTCGGTGCTGATGCCCGACTCGGTGCTCACCGGCGGCCAGCTCGGTGGCTACCTGCGTTTCCGCAACGAGACGCTCAACGCGGCACGCGAACAACTGGGAGATCTCGCGATTGCGGTGTCGTCCGAGTTCAACACGATCCATGCCGCGGGGTACGACCTCGACGGGACAACGACCGGCATTGCCTTCTTCAAGGATCTGAGCAGCTTCGCCGCCACGGATCTCGGGCGGCGCGAGGCGGCCGGTGCCTTCGCCGTCGTGCTCACCGATCCGCGCAAGGTCGCCGCATCGGGGGCGCCCACGGCGACCGTGGGAGCGGGCGGGAGCAACAACGAGAATGCGCTGCGGCTTGCCGCGCTGCAGACGGAAAAGGTCATGAACGGCGACACGGCGACCTTCCAGTCGGCGTACGCGCAACTGGTCAGCTTCGTCGGCAACAAGACGCGCGAGGTGCAGATCGGCGAACGCAGCCAGGAATCGCAGTTGCAGCAGGCGATCGACGCGCAGCAGGCCCTTTCGGGGGTCAATCTCGACGAAGAGGCGGCGAACCTGATCCGCTTCCAGCAATCTTACCAAGCCGCGGCGCGGGTCATGTCGGTCGCCGGGACGCTGTTCGACGAAATCCTGTCGATTTCGCGTTGA
- the flgL gene encoding flagellar hook-associated protein FlgL, whose protein sequence is MRISTSMIFDAGRNSMMRQSADLLHTQQQLASGRRILSPSDDPIGASRALEVTQSKAVNTQFETNQGYAKDALASLESNLGSITDVLTYIRTRAVEAGNGAFSASEYEAIATDLEAQFGALLGIANGKDATGDFQFAGYQTAQAAFSGGAAVPSAGPGPVIYDGDDGERAMQVGSTRVMPVAEPGSKVFMADPASGESRVFGAISQFITALRDPASNKATAVSQAIGEMDVALENVSTIRASVGSRMVELDALGELAAVQDQQYAETLSRLQDLDYNEAISRFTQQQTILEAAQQSYVRVTGLSLFNLLS, encoded by the coding sequence ATGAGAATCTCGACCAGCATGATCTTCGACGCGGGCCGCAACTCGATGATGCGGCAGAGCGCGGATCTCCTGCATACGCAGCAGCAGCTTGCCTCCGGGCGGCGCATTCTGAGCCCGTCGGACGACCCGATCGGCGCATCCCGTGCGCTCGAAGTCACGCAATCGAAGGCCGTCAATACGCAGTTCGAGACCAATCAGGGCTATGCGAAGGATGCGCTCGCATCGCTCGAGAGCAATCTCGGGAGCATTACCGACGTCCTGACCTACATCCGCACGCGCGCGGTGGAGGCGGGCAACGGCGCGTTCAGCGCCAGCGAGTACGAGGCGATCGCGACCGACCTTGAGGCGCAGTTCGGCGCCCTTCTGGGCATCGCCAACGGCAAGGACGCGACCGGGGACTTCCAGTTCGCCGGCTACCAGACGGCGCAGGCGGCCTTCTCCGGTGGTGCGGCGGTTCCGTCGGCCGGCCCGGGACCGGTGATCTACGACGGTGATGACGGCGAGCGCGCCATGCAGGTCGGCTCGACCCGTGTGATGCCCGTCGCCGAGCCGGGCAGCAAGGTGTTCATGGCCGATCCGGCGAGCGGGGAGTCGCGGGTGTTCGGTGCAATCTCGCAGTTCATCACCGCGCTCAGGGATCCGGCCAGTAACAAGGCGACTGCGGTATCCCAAGCGATCGGCGAGATGGACGTGGCGCTGGAGAACGTCAGCACGATACGCGCCTCGGTCGGTTCGCGCATGGTCGAACTCGACGCGCTGGGCGAATTGGCTGCGGTCCAGGACCAGCAGTACGCCGAGACGCTGTCGCGCTTGCAGGATCTCGACTACAACGAGGCCATCTCGCGTTTCACGCAGCAGCAAACGATTCTCGAGGCCGCACAGCAGTCCTATGTGCGTGTGACGGGTCTGTCGCTCTTCAATCTGCTCAGCTGA
- the fliR gene encoding flagellar biosynthetic protein FliR translates to MLSVTSAQIDAWLAALMFPLARLLGLVSAAPLFGNRMVPVRIRLAVGMAMAMAILPALPPMPEVPADSMLALAILAQQAFIGIAMGFIMRLMFAAVDVAGEMIGLQMGLSFAVFFSPQTGGQTSVIAEFLGLLTLLVFVAMNGHLMLVNVVVASFEWLPVGRLPKGEGWMLIASYAAVMFASGLLLALPMVAALLITNTALGVLTRAAPQLNLFAVGFPVTLSVGFVVLLLSLGSFAPVLQHIFESGFDGIDRLLRAFV, encoded by the coding sequence ATGCTGAGCGTCACCTCCGCCCAGATCGACGCCTGGCTCGCGGCACTCATGTTCCCACTCGCGCGCCTGCTCGGGCTGGTGAGCGCGGCCCCGCTGTTCGGCAACCGTATGGTGCCGGTGCGCATCCGCCTGGCGGTCGGCATGGCGATGGCGATGGCGATCCTCCCCGCACTGCCGCCCATGCCCGAGGTCCCGGCGGACTCGATGCTCGCGCTGGCGATTCTCGCCCAGCAGGCCTTCATCGGCATCGCGATGGGCTTCATTATGCGGCTGATGTTCGCCGCGGTGGACGTCGCCGGCGAGATGATCGGCCTGCAGATGGGCCTGTCCTTCGCGGTGTTCTTCAGTCCGCAGACCGGTGGCCAGACCTCGGTGATCGCCGAATTCCTCGGCCTGCTCACGCTGCTCGTATTCGTTGCGATGAACGGCCACCTGATGCTCGTGAATGTCGTCGTCGCGAGCTTCGAATGGCTGCCGGTCGGCAGGCTGCCCAAGGGCGAGGGGTGGATGCTGATCGCGTCCTACGCCGCCGTAATGTTCGCCTCGGGCCTGCTGCTGGCCCTGCCGATGGTCGCGGCGCTGCTCATCACCAACACGGCACTCGGCGTGCTCACGCGCGCGGCGCCGCAGCTCAACCTCTTCGCAGTGGGTTTCCCGGTGACGCTTTCGGTGGGTTTCGTGGTGCTACTGCTGAGCTTGGGCAGCTTCGCGCCGGTGCTGCAGCACATCTTCGAATCCGGCTTCGACGGCATAGACCGGCTGCTGCGCGCGTTCGTCTAG
- the fliQ gene encoding flagellar biosynthesis protein FliQ, producing MTPGTVVDIGRQAVEMTLMLAAPMFLAALITGLIVSVFQAATQINEMTLTFVPKLIAVFVTMVVAGHWMIALITDFTRRLFESIPTMIG from the coding sequence ATGACCCCGGGTACCGTCGTTGATATCGGCCGCCAAGCCGTCGAGATGACCCTGATGCTGGCCGCGCCGATGTTCCTCGCCGCGCTGATCACCGGCCTGATCGTCAGCGTCTTCCAGGCCGCCACGCAGATCAACGAGATGACGCTGACCTTCGTGCCCAAGCTGATCGCCGTGTTCGTCACGATGGTCGTCGCCGGCCACTGGATGATCGCCCTGATCACCGACTTCACGCGGCGCCTGTTCGAGTCAATACCGACGATGATCGGATAG
- the fliP gene encoding flagellar type III secretion system pore protein FliP (The bacterial flagellar biogenesis protein FliP forms a type III secretion system (T3SS)-type pore required for flagellar assembly.) — MRNDARPGLIRLLAPFALLLLPVAAGAQGLPAITGTPAPGGGTTYSLSVQTLLLLTSLSFVPSVVLMMTSFTRIIIVFALLRTAMGTQTSPPNQVLLGLALFLTFFIMSPIADKVYTDAYLPMSRNEIQFDQALERATVPVKAFMLKQVREPDIALFAKLSKTPPVEKAEDLPMRVVIPAFVTSELKTAFQIGFLVFIPFLIIDMVVASVLMSMGMMMMSPVIVSLPFKIMLFVLVDGWTLLIGSLVGSFAV; from the coding sequence ATGCGAAATGACGCCCGCCCGGGATTGATTCGCCTACTCGCTCCATTTGCCCTGCTGCTCCTGCCGGTCGCGGCCGGCGCCCAGGGCCTGCCCGCCATCACCGGAACACCGGCACCGGGCGGAGGCACCACCTACAGCCTCAGCGTACAGACCCTGCTACTGCTCACATCCTTGAGCTTCGTGCCGTCGGTGGTGCTGATGATGACGAGCTTCACGCGCATCATCATCGTCTTCGCGCTGCTGCGTACCGCGATGGGCACGCAGACTTCGCCGCCGAACCAGGTGCTGCTGGGGCTGGCGCTGTTCCTCACCTTTTTCATCATGTCGCCCATCGCTGACAAGGTGTACACCGACGCCTACCTACCAATGTCGCGCAACGAAATCCAGTTCGACCAGGCACTCGAGCGCGCCACGGTGCCCGTGAAGGCGTTCATGCTCAAGCAGGTGCGCGAGCCGGATATCGCGCTGTTTGCCAAGCTGTCGAAGACGCCGCCGGTCGAGAAGGCGGAGGACCTGCCGATGCGCGTCGTCATCCCGGCCTTCGTCACATCCGAGCTGAAAACCGCCTTCCAGATCGGTTTCCTCGTCTTCATCCCCTTCCTCATCATCGACATGGTGGTCGCGTCGGTGCTGATGTCGATGGGCATGATGATGATGTCACCAGTGATCGTTTCCCTGCCCTTCAAGATCATGCTGTTCGTGCTCGTCGACGGCTGGACCCTGCTCATCGGGTCGCTGGTCGGCAGCTTCGCGGTATAG